Proteins from a single region of Streptomyces spinoverrucosus:
- a CDS encoding acyltransferase family protein — protein sequence MAVSLVVLSHAGVPYVAGGYIGVDVFFVISGFLITSLMLREWSREGRISLGRFYARRALRLLPASTLVVLATLAGSWLFLGPLRFADYAKDAIASAWYVVNFRLAEAGTDYFNTDVPPSPFQHFWSLAVEEQFYLIWPVLLIVALKLFRRRALLAIPLLALAAASFAVNLHLTESSPSWAYFGSQGRLWELAVGALLAVVAHRLDDIPRPVAAVVSWAGLAAIGYATLVFDESTPFPGHNALIPVLGAAAVLACGSAGGRWGAGALLSLRPAVWIGGISYAWYLWHWPLILIVPAAAGFGEHDGPLRLIAALCGVPLAWLTLHLVENPMRFHRAFKARAGRGLALGLGLSAVAAAAALVAVQFPPGLASGGTRQDTKETLAAASDPRTALTELLEQPVDEVPANLEPSMRDTAYERSEVYTDGCALAIPQSVQKHPCLYGDTDAGRTVVLFGDSHAAQWFPALDSIARKHHWRLYSYTKNACKITQITTRAENGGPYAACDKWRAATIDRIRELEPDLVITANANSGWLYGGGSLPKAWGEGQVETYRMLRQGSTRVLTLLDSPGRRTTRWTARCPTRRT from the coding sequence GTGGCCGTCTCGCTCGTGGTGCTCTCCCACGCCGGGGTGCCCTACGTGGCCGGTGGATACATCGGCGTGGACGTCTTCTTCGTCATCTCCGGGTTCCTCATCACCTCGCTGATGCTGCGCGAATGGAGCCGCGAGGGCCGGATCTCACTGGGCCGCTTCTACGCCCGCCGGGCGCTGCGCCTGCTGCCCGCCTCCACCCTCGTCGTCCTGGCGACGCTGGCGGGCTCCTGGCTCTTCCTGGGGCCGCTGCGCTTCGCGGACTACGCCAAGGACGCCATCGCCTCCGCCTGGTACGTCGTCAACTTCCGGCTGGCCGAGGCCGGGACCGACTACTTCAACACGGACGTGCCGCCCTCGCCGTTCCAGCACTTCTGGTCACTGGCGGTCGAGGAGCAGTTCTACCTGATCTGGCCTGTCCTGCTGATCGTCGCGCTCAAGCTCTTCCGGCGCCGGGCCCTGCTGGCGATTCCGCTGCTTGCCCTGGCCGCCGCCTCGTTCGCGGTGAACCTGCACCTGACCGAAAGCTCCCCCTCCTGGGCGTACTTCGGCTCGCAGGGTCGGCTCTGGGAGCTGGCGGTCGGCGCCCTGCTCGCCGTGGTGGCGCACCGGCTCGACGACATTCCGCGCCCGGTCGCGGCGGTCGTCAGCTGGGCGGGGCTCGCCGCCATCGGGTACGCGACGCTGGTCTTCGACGAGAGCACCCCGTTCCCCGGCCACAACGCGCTGATCCCGGTGCTCGGCGCCGCCGCCGTGCTGGCCTGCGGGTCGGCGGGCGGCCGCTGGGGCGCGGGCGCGCTGCTCTCACTGCGCCCGGCCGTGTGGATCGGCGGGATCTCGTACGCCTGGTACCTGTGGCACTGGCCGCTGATCCTGATCGTCCCGGCAGCCGCGGGCTTCGGCGAGCACGACGGGCCGCTCAGGCTGATCGCCGCGCTGTGCGGTGTCCCGCTGGCCTGGCTGACGCTGCACCTGGTCGAGAACCCGATGCGCTTCCACCGCGCTTTCAAGGCCCGGGCCGGCCGTGGACTCGCCCTGGGCCTCGGCCTGTCGGCGGTCGCGGCCGCGGCCGCGCTGGTCGCCGTGCAGTTCCCGCCGGGCCTGGCCTCGGGCGGGACACGGCAGGACACCAAGGAGACGCTCGCCGCCGCGTCCGACCCGCGCACCGCGCTGACCGAGCTGCTGGAACAGCCGGTGGACGAGGTCCCGGCCAACCTCGAGCCGAGCATGCGGGACACCGCCTACGAGCGCTCCGAGGTGTACACCGACGGCTGTGCCCTGGCGATCCCTCAGTCGGTACAGAAGCATCCCTGTCTGTACGGCGACACCGATGCCGGCCGTACGGTGGTCCTGTTCGGCGACTCGCATGCCGCGCAGTGGTTCCCGGCGTTGGACTCGATCGCCCGCAAGCACCACTGGCGGCTGTACTCGTACACCAAGAACGCCTGCAAGATCACCCAGATCACCACAAGGGCCGAGAACGGCGGCCCCTACGCCGCCTGCGACAAGTGGCGGGCGGCGACGATCGACCGGATCCGGGAACTGGAGCCCGACCTCGTCATCACCGCGAACGCCAACTCGGGCTGGCTGTACGGCGGCGGCAGCCTGCCGAAGGCGTGGGGCGAGGGCCAGGTCGAGACCTACCGGATGCTGCGGCAGGGCAGTACCCGGGTGCTGACGCTGCTGGACAGCCCTGGCCGAAGAACAACGCGGTGGACTGCGCGGTGTCCAACCCGGAGAACCTGA
- a CDS encoding SGNH hydrolase domain-containing protein, whose translation MSNPENLSSCARDRSEADKNAAVTSAIKAAAKAENVPVVDPTPWVCAPSGTCPVLVGNTMVYRDAGHLADDYVEALTPVLEDELLGLVGADLSRRPSR comes from the coding sequence GTGTCCAACCCGGAGAACCTGAGCTCGTGTGCCCGTGACCGCTCCGAGGCCGACAAGAACGCCGCCGTCACCAGCGCGATCAAGGCGGCGGCGAAGGCCGAGAACGTGCCGGTGGTCGACCCCACCCCCTGGGTCTGCGCGCCCTCCGGCACCTGCCCGGTCCTCGTGGGCAACACCATGGTCTACCGAGACGCCGGTCACCTCGCCGACGACTACGTCGAGGCGCTCACCCCGGTGCTGGAGGACGAACTGCTGGGACTGGTCGGCGCGGACCTGAGCCGGCGTCCCAGTAGGTGA
- a CDS encoding helix-turn-helix transcriptional regulator encodes MLETSARLLRLLSLLQAHREWSGAELAERLGVTPRTVRRDVERLRELGYPVNASPGTGGGYQLGAGAELPPLLLDDDEAVAVAVGLRTAAGQGIEGIGESSVRALSKLEQVLPNRLRRRVGTLNAFTVPMLRGPQAVVDPALLTELAGLCRDAERLRFEYLDHEGAASRRTVEPHRLVCTERRWYLVAWDLDRGDWRTFRVDRITPRPPHGPRFTPRTPPAEDLAAYVSDGVSRRVYATHAVVRLLVPLEEAAAHISPSDGTLEPDGDDACILRTGAGSLDVMVIHVTLLGFEFEVLEPPELTEAITAARDRLSRALERRAPERHGAPRTPGGAGRTPGSRSGREHVVRPHHPHAAP; translated from the coding sequence GTGCTCGAAACCTCCGCCCGCCTCCTGCGCCTGCTGTCCCTGCTCCAGGCCCACCGTGAGTGGTCCGGCGCCGAGCTGGCCGAACGCCTCGGTGTCACCCCGCGCACCGTGCGCCGGGACGTCGAACGGCTGCGCGAGCTCGGCTACCCGGTCAACGCCAGCCCCGGCACCGGCGGCGGCTACCAGCTGGGCGCGGGCGCCGAGTTGCCGCCGCTGCTGCTGGACGACGACGAGGCCGTCGCGGTCGCCGTCGGCCTGCGCACGGCCGCCGGGCAGGGCATCGAGGGCATCGGCGAGTCCTCCGTGCGGGCGCTGTCCAAGCTGGAGCAGGTGCTGCCGAACCGGCTGCGCCGCAGGGTCGGCACGCTCAACGCCTTCACGGTGCCGATGCTCAGGGGGCCGCAGGCCGTTGTCGACCCGGCCCTGCTGACCGAGTTGGCGGGACTGTGCCGGGACGCCGAGCGGCTGCGCTTCGAGTACCTCGACCACGAGGGTGCCGCCAGCCGCCGTACCGTCGAACCGCACCGCCTGGTGTGCACCGAGCGCCGCTGGTACCTGGTCGCCTGGGACCTCGACCGGGGCGACTGGCGGACGTTCCGCGTCGATCGCATCACCCCCAGGCCGCCGCACGGCCCGCGATTCACCCCGCGTACGCCGCCCGCCGAGGACCTGGCCGCGTACGTCTCGGACGGAGTCTCCCGGCGCGTGTACGCCACGCACGCCGTCGTCCGGCTGCTGGTGCCCCTGGAGGAGGCCGCCGCCCACATCTCGCCGTCCGACGGGACGCTGGAGCCCGACGGCGACGACGCCTGCATCCTGCGCACCGGGGCGGGGAGCCTGGACGTGATGGTCATTCACGTGACGCTGCTGGGCTTCGAATTCGAGGTGCTGGAGCCGCCCGAGCTGACCGAGGCGATCACGGCCGCCCGGGACCGACTGAGCCGGGCTCTGGAACGCCGGGCTCCCGAACGACATGGCGCTCCGCGTACTCCGGGTGGTGCAGGTCGAACGCCGGGGAGTCGGAGCGGTCGCGAACATGTGGTGCGCCCACACCACCCCCATGCCGCGCCATGA
- a CDS encoding I78 family peptidase inhibitor — protein MAPFSTSEPDDDPETYVGLAQADAEERARGHGWTTVRSLAPGTIITMEYRAGRLNFEVKDGTVTRAWKG, from the coding sequence ATGGCACCGTTCTCGACATCCGAACCCGATGACGACCCCGAGACCTACGTCGGCCTCGCCCAGGCCGACGCCGAGGAACGCGCGCGTGGACACGGCTGGACGACTGTGCGTTCGCTGGCGCCGGGGACGATCATCACGATGGAGTACCGGGCCGGTCGGCTGAACTTCGAGGTCAAGGACGGCACGGTGACACGGGCCTGGAAGGGCTGA
- a CDS encoding phosphatase PAP2 family protein, producing MRTEPKLTRLDRIFARLDREPERPVLDVPRMTRHRVVLFGATLAFYLTIVLAVVTTSWLVRFDWQAMLFRPYQQWPEIHAFLDYWVVLGQRGPTAVMVAAWLGWRSWRQHTLRPLLAFGAALLLLNVSVGAVKYGLGRSGPHYATEVGSNEMWHWFQAGSDIFPSGHTANAVVTWGILAYLATSPRARRWLSALSAVLSLSVGLTTVYLGTHWLSDVLLGWAAGLLILLGLPWFEPPIARAEAWLLDLRERWLAGASRTTPQATPVPAAAPVAVTPLAAAAEEVPSRETVSSRETVSQSAARAPRAPVYLAPGPHTTRAERTPVTPAGSRRPPYPERVTRGSAPAARPLTGG from the coding sequence GTGCGTACCGAACCAAAGCTGACCCGGCTCGACCGGATCTTCGCCCGGCTGGACCGTGAACCCGAGCGGCCGGTCCTCGACGTGCCGCGTATGACGCGGCACCGGGTGGTGCTCTTCGGCGCGACGCTCGCCTTCTACCTGACCATCGTCCTGGCCGTGGTGACCACCTCGTGGCTGGTCCGTTTCGACTGGCAGGCGATGCTCTTCCGGCCGTACCAGCAGTGGCCCGAGATCCACGCCTTCCTGGACTACTGGGTGGTCCTGGGCCAGCGCGGGCCGACCGCCGTGATGGTCGCCGCCTGGCTCGGCTGGCGCTCCTGGCGGCAGCACACCCTGCGGCCGCTGCTGGCCTTCGGTGCGGCGCTGCTGTTGCTGAACGTGAGCGTGGGCGCCGTGAAGTACGGCCTGGGCCGCTCGGGCCCGCACTACGCGACCGAGGTCGGCTCCAACGAGATGTGGCACTGGTTCCAGGCCGGCAGTGACATATTTCCCTCCGGACACACCGCGAACGCCGTCGTGACCTGGGGCATCCTCGCCTACCTGGCCACCTCGCCGCGGGCCCGGCGCTGGCTGTCGGCCCTGTCGGCCGTGCTGTCGCTCAGCGTCGGCCTGACCACGGTGTACCTCGGTACGCACTGGCTGAGCGATGTGCTGCTGGGCTGGGCGGCGGGTCTGCTGATCCTGCTGGGGCTGCCGTGGTTCGAGCCGCCGATCGCCCGCGCCGAGGCCTGGCTGCTGGACCTGCGCGAGCGCTGGCTCGCGGGCGCGAGCCGTACGACGCCGCAGGCCACGCCGGTACCGGCCGCGGCGCCGGTCGCGGTCACCCCGCTGGCGGCGGCCGCGGAGGAGGTGCCGTCGCGCGAAACCGTCTCGTCGCGCGAGACCGTCTCCCAGTCGGCGGCCCGCGCCCCGCGTGCGCCGGTCTACCTGGCGCCGGGCCCGCACACCACCCGCGCGGAGCGCACACCGGTCACCCCGGCCGGCAGCCGCCGTCCGCCGTACCCCGAGCGCGTCACGCGCGGCTCGGCCCCGGCGGCCCGCCCGCTCACGGGCGGCTGA
- a CDS encoding mannosyltransferase family protein yields the protein MTDLETRVASPGVRRAAPALLGYAAVRALGLLVLAVWSAARDKSAYTLLTARWDSLWYTRVAELGYGYEVRLPNGDVHSNLAFFPLLPWLERLLQAVSPLSYADAGFVVSLLASLAAAWGIFAVADRLYGRRAGLCAVLLWAVLPVGIVQSMAYSESLFTALAAWSLYAVLTGRWLTAGTLALLAGLTRPVGLAVVAAVWAAGIAAFVRDRRLGTAPSAHHRSTTPTPGAHPAEHAPLLTRHPDHDGAPAWRRALGMLLAPLGAAGYVLWVGHHTGRGPLGYLDVQAGWRNGFDGGYAFARFVAEKFTSFPSALAGLGLVTGVALVIWLYIVCVRQRQPLPLLVYAGVVTALALCASSYFGSKPRLLLPAFPLLLPLALALSRLHTTTSALVVGAVAVGSAVYGAFWLNGSGPP from the coding sequence GTGACCGATCTTGAAACACGCGTGGCGTCCCCGGGTGTCAGGAGGGCGGCCCCCGCCCTGCTCGGGTACGCGGCCGTCCGCGCCCTCGGCCTGCTCGTACTGGCCGTGTGGAGTGCCGCGCGCGACAAGAGCGCGTACACGCTGCTGACCGCCCGCTGGGACTCCCTCTGGTACACCAGGGTCGCCGAGCTGGGCTACGGCTACGAGGTGCGCCTGCCGAACGGCGACGTGCACTCCAACCTCGCCTTCTTCCCGCTGCTGCCCTGGCTGGAGCGGCTGCTGCAGGCGGTGAGCCCGCTGTCGTACGCCGACGCCGGCTTCGTCGTCAGCCTGCTCGCCTCGCTCGCCGCGGCCTGGGGGATCTTCGCGGTCGCCGACCGTCTGTACGGGCGACGGGCGGGCCTCTGCGCGGTGCTGCTGTGGGCCGTGCTGCCGGTGGGGATCGTGCAGTCGATGGCGTACAGCGAGTCCCTGTTCACCGCGCTGGCCGCCTGGTCGCTGTACGCGGTCCTCACCGGCCGCTGGCTCACCGCGGGCACGCTGGCGCTGCTGGCGGGTCTGACCCGGCCCGTGGGGCTGGCGGTGGTCGCGGCGGTGTGGGCGGCCGGCATCGCCGCGTTCGTACGGGACCGGCGCCTTGGCACTGCTCCGTCCGCGCACCACCGCAGCACGACGCCCACCCCCGGCGCGCACCCGGCCGAACACGCCCCCTTACTCACCCGGCACCCGGACCACGACGGCGCACCGGCCTGGCGGCGCGCCCTCGGCATGCTCCTCGCCCCCCTCGGCGCCGCCGGGTACGTCCTGTGGGTCGGCCATCACACCGGCAGGGGTCCGCTCGGCTATCTCGACGTCCAGGCGGGCTGGCGCAACGGCTTCGACGGCGGGTACGCCTTCGCCCGCTTCGTCGCCGAAAAGTTCACGTCGTTTCCGTCGGCCCTGGCCGGCCTGGGGCTCGTCACCGGAGTGGCCCTGGTGATCTGGCTGTACATCGTCTGTGTCCGGCAGCGTCAGCCGCTTCCGCTCCTGGTGTACGCGGGGGTAGTCACCGCCCTCGCACTGTGCGCGTCGAGTTACTTCGGCTCGAAACCGCGCCTGCTGCTCCCGGCGTTCCCGCTGCTGCTGCCCCTCGCCCTCGCCCTCTCCCGGCTGCACACCACCACGTCCGCGCTGGTCGTGGGTGCTGTCGCGGTGGGGTCGGCGGTGTACGGGGCGTTCTGGCTGAACGGCTCCGGCCCGCCGTGA
- a CDS encoding MFS transporter encodes MSGTTTAAVGLRRRAAGAGANRWVVLVVLCTSLLLVAVDATVLHVAVPAVTEDLKPSAIELLWIVDTYPLVCASLLILFGTLGDRVGRRRILLLGYALFGVASALAAVAQDPQLLILARALLGVGGAMIMPATLSILRQVFPDRRERALAIGVWSAVAAVGAAVGPLLGGFLLEHFWWGSVFLVNIPLMLVSLPVGRLLLPESTGSEDGPWDVVGALMAAGGLFGVVLGVKRLGGGEPAGSVLTVVPLVAGAVLLALFVRRQRRRKHPLVDLRMFARPAFSTSVGCIVLAMLALVGLELIAAQYLQLVLGLSPLETGLRLLPLTVAAMAAGLFGARMLRRFGPRRMVCAGFCLTALAVVLLTALGREDNAPLMLAGFVLLGFGLETTLFGAYESMLSEAPSEQAGGAAAIGETSYQLGAGIGIALLGTVMNAAYTPGLSSVPGVPASASAAAGHSLGEAYDVAGELGGSAGVALRRAARDCFVHGLHVTLLVSAGLLLLGAVMALRLPRVMQCEADVALEVPSPRAGVGSPTHAPPVRVR; translated from the coding sequence ATGTCCGGGACGACCACGGCCGCCGTCGGGCTGCGCCGTCGGGCGGCCGGGGCCGGTGCCAACCGCTGGGTCGTTCTCGTCGTCCTCTGCACCAGCCTGCTGCTGGTCGCGGTCGACGCGACCGTGCTGCACGTGGCGGTGCCCGCCGTCACCGAGGACCTCAAGCCCAGCGCGATAGAGCTGCTCTGGATCGTCGACACCTACCCGCTCGTCTGCGCCTCGCTGCTGATCCTCTTCGGCACCCTCGGTGACCGGGTGGGCCGCAGACGGATCCTGCTGCTCGGATACGCCCTCTTCGGCGTCGCCTCTGCCCTGGCGGCCGTCGCTCAGGATCCGCAGCTGCTGATCCTGGCGCGGGCGCTGCTCGGTGTCGGCGGCGCGATGATCATGCCCGCGACGCTGTCGATCCTGCGGCAGGTCTTTCCGGACCGGCGTGAGCGGGCGCTCGCGATCGGCGTCTGGAGTGCGGTGGCCGCGGTCGGCGCGGCGGTCGGCCCGCTGCTCGGCGGCTTCTTGCTGGAGCACTTCTGGTGGGGGTCGGTGTTCCTCGTCAACATCCCGTTGATGCTGGTCAGCCTGCCGGTGGGGCGACTTCTGCTGCCCGAGTCGACGGGGAGCGAGGACGGGCCCTGGGACGTGGTCGGTGCGCTGATGGCCGCGGGCGGGCTGTTCGGAGTGGTGCTCGGGGTCAAGCGCCTGGGCGGCGGGGAACCGGCCGGGAGCGTGCTCACCGTGGTGCCGCTCGTGGCCGGTGCGGTGCTGCTCGCGCTGTTCGTACGGCGTCAGCGGCGGCGCAAGCATCCCCTGGTGGACCTGCGGATGTTCGCGCGGCCGGCGTTCAGTACGTCGGTCGGGTGCATCGTGCTGGCGATGCTCGCCCTGGTGGGGCTGGAGCTGATCGCTGCGCAGTATCTGCAGCTGGTGCTCGGGCTGTCGCCGCTGGAGACGGGGCTCAGGCTGCTGCCGCTGACCGTGGCGGCGATGGCGGCGGGGCTGTTCGGGGCGCGGATGCTGCGGCGGTTCGGGCCCCGGCGGATGGTCTGCGCGGGATTCTGTCTGACCGCGCTGGCGGTCGTGCTGCTCACGGCGCTGGGGCGGGAGGACAACGCTCCGTTGATGCTGGCCGGGTTCGTGCTGCTGGGGTTCGGGCTGGAGACGACGCTGTTCGGGGCGTACGAGTCCATGCTGAGCGAGGCGCCGTCGGAGCAGGCGGGGGGTGCGGCGGCGATCGGTGAGACCTCGTACCAGCTGGGGGCGGGGATCGGGATCGCGCTGCTGGGGACTGTGATGAACGCGGCGTATACGCCTGGGTTGTCCTCCGTGCCCGGTGTGCCGGCGTCGGCTTCGGCTGCTGCTGGGCATTCGCTGGGGGAGGCGTATGACGTGGCCGGGGAGCTCGGGGGGTCGGCGGGGGTTGCTCTGCGGCGGGCTGCTCGGGACTGTTTTGTGCATGGGCTGCATGTGACGTTGCTGGTGAGTGCGGGGCTGCTGCTTTTGGGTGCGGTTATGGCGCTGCGGTTGCCTCGGGTGATGCAGTGTGAGGCTGACGTTGCCTTGGAGGTGCCGTCGCCTCGTGCCGGCGTCGGGTCTCCGACCCACGCACCACCCGTGCGGGTTCGTTGA
- a CDS encoding acyl-CoA dehydrogenase family protein, with translation MSVASKLPPFDPSDPLGIDELLEPEDLAVRETVRRWAAERVLPYVAEWYEAGELPGIRELAGELGRIGALGMSLSGYGCAGASAVQYGLACLELEAADSGIRSLVSVQGSLAMYAIHRFGSEEQKQRWLPAMAAGEVIGCFGLTEPDHGSDPASMRTYAKRDGGDWVLSGRKMWITNGSVAGVAVVWAQTEEGIRGFVVPTDVPGFSAPEIKHKWSLRASVTSELVLDDVRLPADAVLPEVIGLRGPLSCLSHARYGIVWGAMGAARACFEAAVDYAKTREQFGRPIGGFQLTQAKLADMAVELHKGILLAHHLGRRMDAGRLRPEQVSFGKLNNVREAIEICRTARTILGANGISLEYPVMRHATNLESVLTYEGTVEMHQLVLGKALTGLDAFR, from the coding sequence GTGTCCGTGGCCTCGAAGTTGCCCCCCTTTGATCCGTCGGATCCGCTCGGGATCGACGAGCTGCTGGAGCCCGAGGATCTCGCCGTTCGGGAGACCGTGCGCCGGTGGGCGGCGGAGCGGGTGTTGCCCTACGTCGCCGAGTGGTACGAGGCGGGCGAGCTGCCGGGGATCCGGGAGCTGGCCGGGGAGCTCGGCCGGATCGGGGCCCTCGGGATGTCGCTCAGCGGGTACGGGTGCGCGGGGGCCAGTGCCGTGCAGTACGGGCTCGCCTGTCTGGAGCTGGAGGCCGCCGACTCCGGGATCCGGTCGCTGGTGTCCGTGCAGGGGTCGCTGGCCATGTACGCCATCCATCGGTTCGGCTCCGAGGAGCAGAAGCAGCGGTGGCTGCCGGCCATGGCCGCCGGGGAGGTCATCGGGTGCTTCGGGCTGACCGAGCCCGACCACGGGTCCGACCCGGCCTCCATGCGGACGTACGCCAAGCGGGACGGCGGCGACTGGGTGCTGAGCGGGCGCAAGATGTGGATCACCAACGGGTCCGTGGCCGGGGTGGCCGTGGTGTGGGCGCAGACCGAGGAGGGGATTCGTGGGTTCGTCGTGCCCACCGACGTCCCCGGGTTCTCGGCGCCCGAGATCAAGCACAAGTGGTCGTTGCGGGCGAGTGTCACCAGCGAACTGGTGCTTGATGACGTGCGGTTGCCCGCCGATGCCGTATTGCCGGAGGTGATCGGGCTGCGCGGTCCGCTCAGCTGTCTGTCGCACGCGCGGTACGGGATCGTGTGGGGGGCCATGGGCGCGGCTCGGGCCTGTTTCGAGGCCGCTGTCGACTACGCGAAGACCCGGGAGCAGTTCGGGCGGCCCATCGGGGGATTCCAGCTCACCCAGGCCAAGCTCGCCGACATGGCGGTCGAACTGCACAAGGGGATTCTGCTCGCCCATCATCTCGGGCGGCGGATGGACGCCGGGCGGCTGCGGCCGGAGCAGGTCAGCTTCGGCAAGCTCAACAACGTACGGGAGGCCATCGAGATCTGCCGTACGGCCCGGACGATCCTCGGTGCCAACGGGATCTCACTGGAATACCCGGTGATGCGGCACGCGACCAATCTGGAGTCGGTGCTCACCTATGAGGGCACCGTCGAGATGCATCAGCTCGTGCTGGGCAAGGCGCTCACCGGACTCGATGCCTTCCGGTAG
- a CDS encoding cell division protein SepF has product MGSVRKASAWLGLVDDNDDERYYDDEYSEGTESGDAWVTDPRVKVAADTAEQKERRIATVTPDSFRDARAIGELFRDGVPVIMNLTAMEAADAKRVVDFAAGLIFGLRGSIDRVSNRVFLLTPADTEIISGEPAAHRTDGFFNQS; this is encoded by the coding sequence ATGGGATCGGTGCGCAAGGCGAGTGCGTGGCTCGGCCTCGTCGACGACAACGATGACGAGCGTTACTACGACGACGAGTACTCCGAGGGGACCGAGTCCGGCGACGCCTGGGTCACGGACCCGCGGGTGAAGGTGGCCGCGGACACGGCCGAGCAGAAGGAGCGCCGGATCGCCACGGTGACCCCGGACAGCTTCCGGGACGCCCGTGCCATCGGCGAGCTGTTCCGGGACGGCGTCCCGGTCATCATGAACCTGACGGCCATGGAGGCCGCCGACGCCAAGCGTGTGGTGGACTTCGCGGCCGGCCTGATCTTCGGGCTGCGCGGTTCGATCGACCGCGTGTCCAACCGGGTGTTCCTGCTGACCCCCGCCGACACGGAGATCATCAGCGGGGAGCCGGCCGCCCACCGAACGGACGGATTCTTCAACCAGAGCTGA
- a CDS encoding DUF5685 family protein, whose translation MFGIVRPCRHRLGERLRNEWMAHLCGLCLALRGDHGQFARVVTNYDGLLVSVLTEAQAERTGRDGWRRTAGPCPLRGMRTASVARGEGARLAAAVSLVLASAKVRDHVADGDGLLARRPVALAARRVADSWGRAGARGGAVVGFDTALLVDAVDRQAGIEALAGPGTPVLAVTEPTETATAAAFAHTAVLAGRPANAEPLAEAGRLFGRLAHLLDAVEDREADAASGAWNPLAATGTSVPEARRLADDAVHGIRLALREVEFSDGRLAHRLLVHELPASVDRAFGTASCGHRPELAGPYAPPGGPAGPGAPLPPGPPRRDRRGLFAGCAVWLGLACTCQLCCGTYEDPWTRERKQGPCDSCDCADCGCNCCDCCDSCGCDGCDCGCNC comes from the coding sequence GTGTTCGGAATCGTCAGGCCGTGCCGGCATCGGCTGGGGGAGCGGCTCAGAAACGAGTGGATGGCGCATTTGTGCGGGCTGTGTCTCGCCCTGCGCGGCGACCACGGGCAGTTCGCGCGGGTGGTCACCAATTACGACGGGCTGCTGGTCTCCGTTTTGACGGAGGCTCAGGCCGAACGCACCGGGCGGGACGGATGGCGGCGTACGGCCGGGCCGTGCCCGTTGCGCGGGATGCGGACCGCGTCCGTCGCGCGGGGTGAGGGTGCGCGGCTGGCGGCCGCCGTCTCGCTCGTGCTCGCCTCGGCCAAGGTGCGCGACCATGTGGCCGACGGGGACGGGCTGCTGGCCCGGCGCCCCGTGGCGCTCGCCGCGCGCCGGGTCGCGGACAGCTGGGGGCGCGCGGGGGCCCGTGGCGGGGCGGTCGTCGGCTTCGACACGGCGCTGCTGGTCGACGCCGTGGACCGGCAGGCCGGCATCGAGGCGCTCGCCGGGCCCGGTACGCCGGTCCTCGCGGTCACCGAGCCGACCGAGACCGCGACCGCCGCCGCCTTCGCGCACACCGCTGTCCTGGCCGGACGGCCGGCCAACGCCGAGCCGCTCGCCGAGGCCGGGCGGCTGTTCGGACGGCTGGCGCATCTGCTGGACGCCGTGGAGGACCGGGAGGCCGACGCCGCATCGGGTGCCTGGAACCCGCTCGCCGCGACCGGGACCTCCGTGCCGGAGGCGCGGCGGCTGGCCGACGACGCCGTGCACGGGATTCGGCTCGCGCTGCGCGAGGTGGAGTTCTCGGACGGGCGGCTGGCGCACCGGCTGCTCGTGCATGAGCTGCCCGCCTCGGTCGACCGTGCCTTCGGCACCGCCTCCTGCGGGCATCGGCCCGAACTCGCCGGGCCCTACGCGCCGCCCGGCGGACCGGCAGGTCCGGGCGCGCCGCTGCCGCCCGGGCCGCCGCGCCGCGACCGGCGCGGTCTGTTCGCCGGGTGCGCCGTGTGGCTGGGGCTGGCCTGTACGTGCCAGTTGTGCTGTGGCACCTACGAGGACCCGTGGACGCGGGAGCGGAAGCAGGGGCCTTGCGACAGCTGCGACTGCGCCGACTGCGGCTGCAACTGCTGTGACTGCTGCGACAGCTGTGGGTGCGATGGGTGCGACTGCGGGTGCAACTGCTGA